The sequence TACTGACTCAGTTATTACTGCTGATGACCCACAGCATACCACACCACACATTCCAAAACAGACACTCTGTACACACTCtgtatgtgtattattattatggggGTTCTGATAACCTCATAATTTTAGTGTATTACTGAAATACACGGACATGGACAAAAAAGttgtgttcaatgttttttttcccctagaatctatagtaataaaaatactgcaaatctacaatattaaaaatactgCTTTTGTTTAACTATCATTGTCATGATTTAGTAATTTAAGCCAATATACGTATTTGTTTTCaaataaatggaaaataaacattttgcaaAGGGTTTCAAAAGCAGCTACtaaaatacttaaattatatttatctaATTATACATTAATCTCTTGcaaatttttttcttcttttgtgaaaaaaatgtgtgggatgaaTTGTATTTTGCTTATAGACAAACATAACATTAGTTGTTAGAGTGATTAGGTTTAATTTAAGAATTATTCCTAATTACACACATAGCTAAATTAATCAAGTAGTTCTGGTCACAGCACATTAATAATTTAGGCGCCAGTTTTGCTGAAGGCACAAACTgaggggaaaaaggaaaaaaatcaccGAAAAAGTGTTCAAAAAAGGAGCAGCTGCTGTCCaggtaaattgtattttttattaagcaTGGTAAATTTGTTAAAGAAACAACACATATGTAGCTGCATGTAATTGTTTTACATTGAGTAATTGTTAACATTATTAAGCTAAATGTCTAAGATAACTAATGCTACGTTAACACTTAttagttttagttatttagttagctatgctaggttagctagctagttagctaattagtTAACTAGCTGtagttaactaattaactaacagCAGACAATGAAAAAGCACagaacatacacacaaacaggagtttagtttactgtttaattgtttattttttttattattttaactaatCAATTTAAGAAATTTGTTGGCCTTCttctattttatttgtaatttatttcTCACTAAAGCAATTTGCTTACTACACTAAAATgagtttatcacacacacacacacacacacacacacacacacacacacacacacacacacacacacacacatctccttAAACACATTGTATTGTAGCCTGTATCTTTCGACAAGCTACACAATACAATAAATggctttgaatttttttttgtttatgtttaagtCTAAATCAGAATATGTATGTAAACTGTATTTTAAGTTGGATGTGAGAAGATACTTTGGATTTGAAGACAATTTGAAAAGGTGAGGTGGAGCTCGGCCAGTGTCTGTGTCTGTAAATGACTGTGCCACATTTGCACCAGATATAAAAATGAATCTGAATCTGGGCCAAATGTAATGAAATTTATTGTAGAGATGTGGCAGTTCTTGCCCAAATTCAGTATCAGTGCTGATTTGGGCTAGTTGTGCAAAAATAAGAACGGCCAGATTCATCTGCCAGATTTGTTATAGATGTTGTCACTGGTCTGGGCCAGATTAAGAACAGAGTAAATTTGCTATGAGAGATCTGATTAAACTGAGAAATTCCATTGTTATGAAATTCCACCTCTGATATAAAAGACAATAAATACAAGCAAGCTAGCATTTTCATTTCCGCAGAAATACGATAAAGATAAAAAACAGTCTTGAACTTAATTGATACACAGAGATAAATACACagatatactattttatttcattttattaggcAACACAACAGGCTCTTAATATCAGATCATACAGACAAAATAATCAGTACTTAGTGCATGTGTTCTTTCCATCAAAAGAAGCTAAATATGTAACACtaaaaaattaactttaaatgTCTTTATCAAAACTACTGAGAGTTTTACAAAAAGCAGCACAAACCTGAAAagcaaatatttttaaaattgagAACTTTTGTCAGTTGCCTAATTTTGCagttgacttatcatacaatatgtGGAAATGACCTCAGTCAATTCCAATGTCTAAATAACTTAATTAGCTAACTTAATTGCTCGATATATTGTTTAAACAAAACAGTTAACCTGAAAGCCCTAGTTTTAAGTAGTGATAACTGTCCATCGTAACCTTATGGTCACATAATGACAGGTTCTGAGTAtgaatcatgaatatttaagtaaACTTTCACACTTTCATCTATACTATGTACAACATACTTAAACAATagataatattagtaataatttcAGAATTGGGGTGTACACCTAGTGTAATAACATTTGGTAACTCTGCAGGAAGTTACTAGTATTATAAACTGGAATTTCAGTTTGGTGCTACAAATCACCACTGAACAGTTATCCAGTGAACAGGGCATGATTTGAATGAACTACAAGGTAGCTGAGTATGTGATGGTACATGAAATTACACAATGGGTGGGTCCAGATCACAGCAGACAAACAGAGATTAAGTAGGTTTGAAAACGTTGTGAGACACAATTAAATGGATCAGTTTAAACAGCTTAAAGCTCAAATTCTGAGAAGAACAGTCTGAAAACCTTCTTTTTCTCAAGGGAGAAGACGGGAGTGTGTCAGAGGCCGAGAGCAAACCCTGTGCCTGCCTGCTCCTCTGTATTCGAGGgctattttttataatgtttattggAAAGCTGAAGAGGCCCAGCCTGGGAAAAACCTGGCAGCGCTGGATCTGCTGTGGTGCATTTTTGTGAAGAACATTCTTTGGCTGTTGTTCAATTCCCTGCCAATATGGAGCTGTACAATTTTATACATGTGCGTGGTAGATGTTTGGCGATGGAACTAGTTCAGATCTCATTTTAATTTTCCAAATGTGGATGTTCAGTGGCCTTGTTTAAAAAACCCTTTATGTTTAATAGCACATTTATGTTTAATAGGAATGTAATGAAAGATCTGCTCAGTTTTAAACTTCTTGGACACTTTTACATGTGTAAAAGTTCTGCTAATtgtgtgatattgtgatatttacaGAGTTCTTAATCAATCTCCCAGCAGCAGCAATCAGTGATTACGGGATGAATGTGATTCATGCAGGATTTCTGAAGTCCAGTTTAGTGAAACGCCAGTGTTCTGCAGGTCAGTGACAGATTTAAGAGGTTATCGGTGAGGGGTAGGTACTCAGAGCCAAGGCTGTGTTCTCTCACGGTTAAGAGGCCTGACTGTTGCTCTCAGACCTGCAACCGCACTCACTGGTCAGGGGGACAGAGGCGATGGTGATGCTGCCGGTTTCATCCAGGTAGAGGAAAGGCACAATGTTCTGGACGGTGGGCTCGCAGCACAACCCCTGAAGAACAAAAAcggagagagagttaaagagtaAAGTTAGCATTCAGAGGAAATCACAGTGAGAGCTCAGACTAAAGCTGGTCGCTCTCCAACAGTTCAACACAGACCATTGGCTTCCAAGAATAGCTACGACTTGTTTACACGGTCAGAACTGCAGTGTCAAAGAGTTCTTCAGCAAATTACACAAGACCAGTGGGCGGGTCAACACTGAGATATAATAtctatccaaatgtttgtggacacctcttataatgaatgcattattcaactacatttgcccacagatgtgTAAATACACACATAGCTTCTTAAACAAGTCTAGACCTTGTGAAGAtgtattgccagtagaataggactctctgaagcagataaataaacatgaacataCTGACATCATAcctaatgccaggcgtgggctAATGGAGTATAAACTCTTCAAATATTGAGCTTGTGGAGCAGAGGAagtatgttctctggaatgatggtccaatacttttttttttagttttagtgtttagTGGGATAAGgtgtggtggtgatcatccaacatcctgatctcactagCACACTcttatacaaacaaataaatacaatcgAATGCtcacaatgctccaaaatgtagtataaagttttttttctggacagtcactccaacaaaagcaggattaactATTTAATTATTGTACTATTACATATTGACCTGGAAAAATTATTGTTAACTCTTCAGTATGTGGCAtacctttttttgtaaaaaaatgtgaaataaaatttaAACTGGATGAagagaaatgctctaaaaatgatTTGCACTTTAAAAAAAGCTGCTATCAGTGCTTTGTCTGAACAGATGTTCTAGTGTTCTAATGTGTCATTGGCATGCCAAAAACAAGTAAAAGAGTGTAAGGAGTTGAGGAGTTAGGGATGAGCTATATTACACTCTTTTTTTGTATCTGAAGGCTGGATTGACCTGTGTGGAGGGCGGGCCGTCTCCCCTGCAGTGGAGGAAGCTCTGGTCTGCCTTTGGGTCACATCCACTGCACTGGACGTAGGTAAGCTCTCCGGGTAGATGATCCACCTGTCCCAGCCGAGATCTAAAACATGCAGAGAGAGGCTAACCATCCCACACATCTAACAACTGCAGTCCTATCTTTATATCATACATTTTTCATAGTTTACTGTTAAAACCAACACATTCTGACCTTTGATGAAAATCTGAGTGGTAAGTCTGCAGCACTGCAGGACTGATGAGTTCCCCGGAATGGAAATCTCAGAGGATGTTCTGTTCTCTACAGAAAACGTAATAATGAACATTTTAtgtataatatactatatttaGGTTTAGAATCATGGTTTTCAGTTATATAAAATCACTTTAACTGCAGATACACATACATAAGTGTTGTAATACCATTAAGAtaatattattatgttactgTAATTGTTATGGTTTTTTATGATAATTCATAGTTAGACTTGATGGATCCAGGgctttaaaaaagcttaaaataaactattaaaacacAAAGACACTCAGAATGAGCCAGAAACAATCTATCCTTATTAAGATATTTACCAGTGTTGTTGGGCTGTGTGTTCAGACCGACTGGTGGCTTGAAAGGCACCCTTCCACAGGTCTCGGATCCGAGTCATCCCGGGAAAAGACACTTGAGGCTCAGCCGGCAAGTCTAAGGAGCTCAGTATGATCTTTCGGATGCTCTGCAGGTACTTGGCCTGACATCTGTGAACACAAAGCATTAGCCAGGTTAGTATGCTATAGGCTCAGGAAATGTGAGGAGTAGGCTGTTAATGATAACCAATTTTTATGTGAATGATAAATTGGCCCAGAAATAATTgttgtaaattatattattgtcattttaagataattCATTTTACTGatatattaagtatataaaaacgtttatataagtatataaaagtatatacaaaatataataagTAGCATAATCATACAGTTACATATTACTCTTAAAGAGCAACAaacttttcattattaaaaatacttaaacCCTGGAATTGGAGTATTAGAAATGCTAAAATGAATAAAGccttaataaaatacaattattttgacAACACACTGGCTCAATCACGTTAATGGACTCATCTCTTGAGGACAtgaccatatattgtacaatagattgataatgtagttattgtgagaGGCCTATTAAGGAGAATTTTATATGATAGCTCCACCTAGTGGTAATGCATAAAACTGACCACAAAGTTTAGGTATTCATATTGTATGATACGTCTTTGCACACCAAAGACTATcacctttattttatatataattattaataattcataTAGAAGTATTACCAATTtctgtatattaaaatatcaaaGTATCAAAACAACACTGCAAcactgtattaataaaaaaactgtagaacaatattgatttttaattaattaagatgTACCCATTATTATCAAACAGTATTTATTGGAGTGAAACTTTGGGAATGTcactataaaatatttataatcttCAGTTATAAGGAGGTTTCTGCACACAGTCTTTGCTGAAACTAATGAGGAAGTTTGAGCAAGGTCACACTGATGATGCCAAGTTTGAAAGCAAGTGGTGAGGTCTGTCTGTGAGAGCAGATTGATAGTATCCCTCATTCCAGAAAAGAACAGTGTGTAATAAGTTTTACACATGCTTTTGTAAATTATGGTTCAGAACAGCTGCTCCCTCCAGACACATCGCCGTACCAGAAGCACTTGGTCAGCTTCAGGC comes from Astyanax mexicanus isolate ESR-SI-001 chromosome 17, AstMex3_surface, whole genome shotgun sequence and encodes:
- the LOC107197566 gene encoding growth/differentiation factor 5-like — protein: MSLLLFLSVMLIGCPLLKTFILHPEEPAATQPSPAIRTSRCQAKYLQSIRKIILSSLDLPAEPQVSFPGMTRIRDLWKGAFQATSRSEHTAQQHCFFKALDPSKNRTSSEISIPGNSSVLQCCRLTTQIFIKDLGWDRWIIYPESLPTSSAVDVTQRQTRASSTAGETARPPHSSDRGLCCEPTVQNIVPFLYLDETGSITIASVPLTSECGCRSESNSQAS